The genomic interval GCGATTACTACGCGTTCGCCGGCGAGCGGGCGGAGCGGATCGCGGGACAGATGCTGGCGTCGACCGAGCAGATCCGTGACCGGCTCGCCGCCGCAGCCGACGTCGGCATGGACGAGATCATCCTGTGGCCGTGCGTCGCGGACCTGTCGCAGCTCGACCGGCTGTCGGAGCTGGTCGGGGAGTGGGAGGCCGATCACAGCCGGCTGGCGTGAGCGGTCACAGTCCCGTCACAGGTACCTGCCCGGACGCTCGCGTGCCGCCTCGGACCCGTCCACACACGGGTGCTGGTCGCCCAAGCGCTCGCAGACGCGCGGGACCACGTCGTCAGCGAAGCGGCGGGCCTGGTCGACCTCGTCGCCGTCCAGCGGCCAGAACAGGAACGTGTCGAAGCGCAGTTCCTCGGCGTAGCGGCACAGCACGTCGACCCAGTGGTCGGTCGGGCCGGACAGGCGCTCACCCTCGTGGCGATCGGCATCCGGGTCCAGGCGCCCCATCAGGTTGTAGTTGCGCCCGACACCAGCCGGGTCGCGGCCGGCTTCCTGCGCGGCCTCATCGACGGTGCGCTGCATGTCGAGGATGCGTTCGGGCGGGGCGGAGGATGATGACACGGTCCAGCCGTCGGCGCGGCGGCCGACCAGCCGCAGCATCCGTGGGCCGTACCCGCCGATCCAGATCGGGATCGGTTGGTTGGGCACGGGGCCGGGGCGCGCCCCGTCGAGCCGGTAGTACCGGCCCTCGACCGTGGCGGACCGGCGGTCGCCGTCCCACAGCGCCTCGATCACGTCCAGGGCCTCGTCCAACGCGTCGACGGCGTCGCCGGGACCCCGCCGCGGACCGCCGTAGGCGGCGATCGCGTCCCACTGTGCACCGGCCCCGATCCCCAACTCGATCCTCCCGCCGGTGAGGTACGCGAGCGACGCGGCGCTCTTGGCCAGGACCTGTGGGCCCCGCAGTGGCAGGTTGGCCACGTTGGGCATGACGTGGACGCGGGCGGTGCGGGTCGCCAGGACCGTCAGCAAGGTCCACGTGTCGAGGTGGCGGCGGTGGTAGGGATGGTCCTGGACCGCCACGATGTCCAGCCCCGCGGCCTCCGCCACGGCGACGAGGTCGAACGCGAGGTCGAGCCGGTCGGCGCTGGGATCGATGTTGAGGCCGAACACGCAATCCTCCGGTGTTCCCGCTGCGTGGAACGTAGAGGACCCGGCCGGCGTCCACGCCGATCACGCCCGACCGGACACCGACGGTGAGGGTGAGCCACCGGTCACTGCGCGCCTCCGATCGGCTGGGCATAGTGGCGGTACCGGACGGGGTGGCGCCTGACGGAGGCGTCTGCGAGACGTCGAGGTCCCGCGGAGGTGGACGGAAGGTGGACGATCAGGCCCTGCCGTCCTCACCGACGGTGGCGTTCGTCCTCGGCGGCGGCGGGAACATCGGTTCCTACGAGGTGGGCATGCTCCGCGCGCTGCTCGAGCGCGGTATCCGACCCGACCTCGTGGTCGGGGCGTCCGTCGGCGCAGTCAACGGCGTTGCCGTGGCGGCCGACCCCACCGTCGAGATGATCGAGAAGCTCGCCGACGTCTGGCGGGAGTTGGAGAGCCACGACCTGTTCAGCGGCTCGCTCCTCAACCGCGCCGTGAACCTGCTGCGCACGGGGAGCCACGTGCACTCCAACGAGCCGCTCCGTGCCTTGATCGAGGGGATGGTCCCGCCCCGGTTCGAGGATCTCGCGGTGCCGTTCCAGTGCGTGGCGTCGAGCGTCGAGCAGGCCGCCGAGCACTGGTTCTCCAGTGGGTCGGTGGTGGAGGCTGTCCTCGCGTCGGCGGCGTCACCCGGGCTGCTCCCGGTGGTCGAGATCGACGGTGAGCACTTCCTTGACGGGGGGATCGTCAACAGCATCCCGATCTCCCGGGCGGTGGAGCTCGGTGCGTCGGAGCTGTACGTGCTGCACGTGGGGCGGGTGGA from Actinomycetota bacterium carries:
- a CDS encoding LLM class flavin-dependent oxidoreductase, with the protein product MFGLNIDPSADRLDLAFDLVAVAEAAGLDIVAVQDHPYHRRHLDTWTLLTVLATRTARVHVMPNVANLPLRGPQVLAKSAASLAYLTGGRIELGIGAGAQWDAIAAYGGPRRGPGDAVDALDEALDVIEALWDGDRRSATVEGRYYRLDGARPGPVPNQPIPIWIGGYGPRMLRLVGRRADGWTVSSSSAPPERILDMQRTVDEAAQEAGRDPAGVGRNYNLMGRLDPDADRHEGERLSGPTDHWVDVLCRYAEELRFDTFLFWPLDGDEVDQARRFADDVVPRVCERLGDQHPCVDGSEAARERPGRYL
- a CDS encoding patatin-like phospholipase family protein, whose protein sequence is MDDQALPSSPTVAFVLGGGGNIGSYEVGMLRALLERGIRPDLVVGASVGAVNGVAVAADPTVEMIEKLADVWRELESHDLFSGSLLNRAVNLLRTGSHVHSNEPLRALIEGMVPPRFEDLAVPFQCVASSVEQAAEHWFSSGSVVEAVLASAASPGLLPVVEIDGEHFLDGGIVNSIPISRAVELGASELYVLHVGRVERPLEPPTNVWEVAMVTFELSRRHRFHHDLASLPDGVVAHVLPTGETDPPRFDVLDRMRYRDFTDAERRMELAYEASCEVLDAEQLAGG